The following is a genomic window from Garra rufa chromosome 4, GarRuf1.0, whole genome shotgun sequence.
cactgagggcatgtgtagggttgctctccagagtgaGTTCTCATGTGGCCTTCAAAGTTTCGTTTTTGatgaaaactctttccacactgagggcatgtgtggGATTTTGCTCTATGAATTCTCATATGGACTTTAAGGTTTTCATATTGatcaaaactcttcccacactgatcacaagtGTGAGGCtgctctccattgtgaattctcatgtgtctgtttaaGCTTTCTTTTTGAGTAAAACTTACTCCACATTGTGGGCAGGTGAATAGGCTCTCTCCACTGTGAACTAAGTGGGAAGTCATGTGGGAATTTAGGTTTCCTTtccggttgaaacttcttccacactgtggGCACTTGTAAGGCTTTACTCCTGTGTGAACATTCATGTGGACTCCAAGGTTTCCAAGCTGAgtgaaactccttccacactcCTGGCATGTGTATGGCTTCTCTCCATTGTGAACTCTAACATGTCTTTTAAGAGTTACTTCTCGGTTGaaattctttccacactgttggcaggcataaggcttctctcctgtgtgaattctcatgtgtcttttaCAACCTTGTTTTTGTctaaaaccctttccacactgttggcaggtgaaattACTAATTCTTGTCTTTTTATCCTTTATACTTGAAGTCTTTTCAGTCTGTGG
Proteins encoded in this region:
- the LOC141333860 gene encoding uncharacterized protein isoform X1, with protein sequence MAFIKEESEDMTFEEAIRVKPEDTEEQTSMPFIKEESEDMRIEEAFRVKHEDTKEQTDLMVLKDENRELSEMEDKDGETCPQTEKTSSIKDKKTRISNFTCQQCGKGFRQKQGCKRHMRIHTGEKPYACQQCGKNFNREVTLKRHVRVHNGEKPYTCQECGRSFTQLGNLGVHMNVHTGVKPYKCPQCGRSFNRKGNLNSHMTSHLVHSGESLFTCPQCGVSFTQKESLNRHMRIHNGEQPHTCDQCGKSFDQYENLKVHMRIHRAKSHTCPQCGKSFHQKRNFEGHMRTHSGEQPYTCPQCGKSYNYKQHFAEHIRTHTGEKRFTCQQCGRSFNRKDTLNRHMRVHTGERPFKCGHCGKSFKYKTALKYHMSFHM